TTCCCGACGACGAAGACGCGGTCGATCAGCGGCCATTCCATGGGCGGTCACGGCGCCCTGACGCTCGCCCTGCGTCACCCGGAACTGTTCAAATCGGTCTCGGCCTTCGCGCCGATCGCGTCGCCCACGCGCTGCGCCTGGGGCGAGAAGGCCTTCACCGCCTATCTGGGTGAGGATCGGTCGCTGTGGGACGCCCACGACGCGGCGAAACTGGTCGAGGCCGGAGCGGGCCAAAACCCTGGAGGAGCGGGTGCGTTCGACGACATCCTGATCGATCAGGGCGACGCCGACGGATTCCTGGTCGATCAGCTCAAGCCCGAGCTTCTGGTCGCGGCGGCCAAGGCCGCGGGCCAGACCCTGACGCTCAGGATGCAACCCGGGTACGACCATTCCTATTTCTTCATGGCCAGCTTCATCGCGGACCACATCGGCTTCCACGCCAAACGACTGAAAACCTCATGACCGACGCAACCCAGCCTGACTACGCAGAGATGTTCGCCGCCCTGTGCCGGGAGCTGGGCTACTGCCTGCATGTGAAGGGCGAGAAGAGGGTGATCGCCGCCCTGCCTCAGGGGCTGGACGCCGCGGTCAAGGCGGTGCTGGAGGCCGAGGGCGCGGACTTCCTGAACACCTCGGGATCGCTGAAGCGTCAGATCCGCGATTGCCTGAAGGCCAATCTGCCGTCCGGCTGACGGCGGTCAGTTCCCGCCAGGGTGCAGCCGCTCGTCGATGCGGTGCTGCACCTTGCCGCGCAGCTGGCGGCGCGTTCGCAGTGCGTCATGCAGATGGTCGGCGAGGCAGAGGATCTGTTCGTCGGCCATATAGTCCGCGGCCTCGCGGACCTGACGACACAGCTGTTCGAGCTGAGTTTCGCTCAGTCGCGGGGGATAGTAGTTCAGCGACTGTCGCACGCGGCAGTCCTCCATGCTCACATGGCAGCCCCCCGTCCCGCAGCCATCAATGGTTGCAAGGGCGATTCTGTTCCCGAGCAAAATAGCTAACGACTCGCAACAGGAACGAAAACGCACCCTTCGGCTTGGGTTCGTCGAACGGGCGGACTATTTGCTGCCTTACAACCTTGACCGCACACCCTGCCGCACGGAGCTCTCCCATGGCCTTCACCCTGCCCCCGCTGCCCTACGCCTATGACGGCCTGTCGCCGGTGATCAGCAAGGAGACGCTGGAGTTCCACCACGACAAGCACCACCAGGCCTATACCGACAACCTGAACAAGGCGCTCGACGGCTTGGCCGAGGCCGAAGGCAAGTCGCTGGAAGAGATCTTCGCCGAGATGTCGAAATACCCCAAGGCCGTGCGCAACAACGGCGGCGGCTACTGGAACCACATCTTCTACTGGGAAAGCATGGCTCCCGCCGATGAGGCCGGCGCCCCCTCGGCCGAGCTGGCCGCAGCCATCGACGCCGACCTGGGCGGCATGGACGCCTTCAAGACCGCCTTCGAACAGGCCGGCGTGACCCAGTTCGGCTCCGGCTGGGCCTGGCTGATCTTCGCCGACGGCAAGCTGAAGGTGATCAATACCCCCAATCAGGACAACTCCCTGATGGACATCAACCCCGACAAGGGCGTGCCGCTTCTGGTCAACGATGTCTGGGAACACGCCTACTATCTGGATTACCAAAACAAGCGCCCGGCCTTCCTCGGTGCCTTCTGGCCGATCGTGAACTGGAACAAGGTCAACGAACGTTTTGCCGCCGCCAAGGCGGGCTGAGCGAGCCAAGTCTGAATGCAGCGCCCGCCGGTCGATCCGGCGGGCGTTTTCGTCACTGGAGGACGCCATGAAGCTGATCACCCCGAAGACATTCGCGATGGGTGCCGTCGCCGCCCTGCTGCTGGCCGCCGCGGCCTGTACGCCGGCCGAGAACGCGAAGCGGCCCGAAGCGAAGCCCGAGGCGGCGGCATTGGTCGCGTCGGATGGGGCGTACCCGTTCAAGGTCGGCTCGCTTCAGGCCTATGCGCTGCTGGACGGCGACAACCTCGTGCCGAACGACAACTCGGTCTTCGGCGTGGGTCAGACACCGGACGCCGTCGCTGCGGTCCTGGCCGTCGCCGGTCAGCCGACAGACGGTCTGGCGCTGAGCATCCACCCCCTGCTGGTCAAGGACGGCGACCGCACGGTCCTGATCGATGCGGGCGCCGGCGCGGCCTTCGGGGACAAGGCCGGCAAGCTGGCGGCCAGCCTGGCCGAGGCGGGCGTCGATCCGGCCGCGATCACCGACGTCCTGATCTCCCACGGCCACCCCGACCACGTCGGCGGGTTGGTCGCGGCCGACGGCGCCCTGACCTATCCGAACGCCACGATCCGTATGTCGCAGGCCGAATGGGCCTCGCTGCAGGCCAATCCGGAAATGGCGATCCTCGTTCAGGCCATCGCGCCCAAGGTGCAGGCCTTCGCCCCCGGCGCCGTCGTCGCCCCGGGCATCACGGCCATCGCCCTGGCGGGCCATACCCCGGGCCATACCCTCTACGAGATCGCTTCAGACGGTCAGAGGCTGCTCTATGCCGGAGACACGGCCCATCATTTCGTCGTCTCGCTGGCCCACCCGGAATGGGCCATGGGATATGACGGCGACAAGGTGGCGGGCGCGGCCCGGCGTCAGGCTGAACTCGCCGCCCTCGCCGCCTCGGGTGAGCGCGTTTACTTTCATCATTTCCCCTTCCCCGGAATCGGGCGGGTTCGGCAGGGTGCTGAAGGCTATGTCTGGGTTCCCGAAGGCTGAGGTCTGAGACCAAAGTCATAAGAAGAGAATGTAAAACAATCTTTGGTTGCGATGGCAGTATTCACCAGTATTCCGATGCTTGGTAACGCTCGTACTGGGGCGGTTTATTAACCAGCGAGGGCTAGGGTGCGCTGTCCAGAAGCAGCTCTCCCCGGCCGTCGATGCGTATTCTCTCCTGCCTCGTTCAGGATCATAACCTTCTGCTCGTCCTGCTGGCGGCCGCGATCTGCGTCGTCGGCGCCTGGACCAGCATCCGGTTGTTCAACCGCATCCGCAGCCGTCTGGATGGGCAGAAGGCCGCCTGGCTCTTCCTCGGCGCGGTCGCCGCCGGGGCGACCATCTGGTGCACCCATTTCGTGGCCATGCTGGCCTATCAGCCGGGCGTGGCGGTGACCTACGCCCCCGTCCTGACCGGCGTCTCTCTGCTGGTGGCCATGATCGGCTGCGGCCTGGCTATGGGCCTCGGCGCCCTGAACCACCGCCTGGCCCCGGCCGTCGGCGGCGCCATTTTCGGCGGCGCGGTGGCGACCATGCACTATACCGGGATGTCGGCCTTCGCGGTCGACGCCCTGGTCGTCTGGTCCGCCCCCTATGTGATCGCCTCCCTGATCGCGGCCCTGGGCCTGGGCGCTCTGAGCTTCCACCTCGCGGCCCGGGAGGACACGGTGAAGAGCCATCTGATCGGGGCCGGCGTCATGGTCCTGGCCATCGTGGCCCTGCACTTCACCGGCATGGGGGCGATGGAAATCTTCCCCTTCGCTCCGCGCGACACGGCCACCACCGCCGACGACGCCTCGGCGATCATGGCCCTGGGCGTGGCGGGCGTGGCCTTCCTGGTGCTGGGCATCAGCGTCGCCAGCCATATGATCGACGCCCAGATGAGCGCCCAGTCGCAGTCGCGCCTGCACGACCTGATGGAAGGCTCCGTCGATGGCATGGTGGTGACGCGCGAGGGCCAGGTGGTCGCCGCCAATACCGCCTTCCTGACCCTGTCCGGCTTCGATCTGAATGTCCTGATTGACCAGCCGGTCGAGCGCTTCATCGAATGCGCCGGCGCGATGCCCGAGGGCGCCCTGATCCAGTGCCAGCTGGCCTCCTTCGCCGAGGGCGCCATCCCGGTCGAGGTCGCCGTCCGTCATGAGACGGGCGTCGGCGGCCAGGCCGTTATCTTCGCCGTCCGCGACCTGCGCGCCAGGCTGGCGCAGGAGCGCCGCATCAGCCATCTGGCTCGCAACGACAGCCTGACCGGCCTGCCCAACCGCACCTCCTTCCTGGAGCGTCTGGAGCGCGTCGTCGCGACCGTGAAGCCGGGCGAGAGCCTGGCCCTTCTGGCCATCGACCTGAACCGGTTCAAGGAGGTCAACGACCTCTATGGCCACGCCGCCGGCGATCAGCTTCTGATCCACGTCGCCGACCAGATGCGCGGGGCGCTTGAAGACGGCGAGTTTGTCGCACGCCAAGGCGGTGACGAGTTCGTGGTCATCGTGCCGGGCGTGGACCGCGACGGGGCCTTCCGCGCCGCCGAACGCCTGCGCGCGGCCATCATCGTCCCGACCGAGATCGAGCGTGCCGAGGTCGGTTGCGGCGCCGCGATCGGCATCGCCCTCTATCCCCAGGACGCGACCGAGATTTCCAACCTGATCAATGACGCCGACCTGGCCATGTATCGGGCCAAGGGGTCGCTGACCCAGTCGATCTGCTTCTATGAAGAGGCGATGGACGAGGCGGTCCGCAACCGTCGCCGCCTGACGCAAGGGTTGCGCGAGGCGCTGGATCAGGACCAGTTCGAACTCTACTATCAGGTCCAGGGCTCGCTCGAGACCGGCAAGGTCACCGGCTATGAGGTACTGTTGCGCTGGCGCCAGGCCGACGGCTCCTTCATTCCGCCCGACCAGTTCATCCCGCTCGCCGAGGAGACCGGTCTGATC
The genomic region above belongs to Brevundimonas goettingensis and contains:
- a CDS encoding bifunctional diguanylate cyclase/phosphodiesterase, translating into MRILSCLVQDHNLLLVLLAAAICVVGAWTSIRLFNRIRSRLDGQKAAWLFLGAVAAGATIWCTHFVAMLAYQPGVAVTYAPVLTGVSLLVAMIGCGLAMGLGALNHRLAPAVGGAIFGGAVATMHYTGMSAFAVDALVVWSAPYVIASLIAALGLGALSFHLAAREDTVKSHLIGAGVMVLAIVALHFTGMGAMEIFPFAPRDTATTADDASAIMALGVAGVAFLVLGISVASHMIDAQMSAQSQSRLHDLMEGSVDGMVVTREGQVVAANTAFLTLSGFDLNVLIDQPVERFIECAGAMPEGALIQCQLASFAEGAIPVEVAVRHETGVGGQAVIFAVRDLRARLAQERRISHLARNDSLTGLPNRTSFLERLERVVATVKPGESLALLAIDLNRFKEVNDLYGHAAGDQLLIHVADQMRGALEDGEFVARQGGDEFVVIVPGVDRDGAFRAAERLRAAIIVPTEIERAEVGCGAAIGIALYPQDATEISNLINDADLAMYRAKGSLTQSICFYEEAMDEAVRNRRRLTQGLREALDQDQFELYYQVQGSLETGKVTGYEVLLRWRQADGSFIPPDQFIPLAEETGLILPIGEWVLRNACREAATWSEPHKIAVNLSPIQLAHVDLPRLVHQILIETGLKPSRLELEITETAMISDLDRTTHILRQLKLLGVSVAMDDFGTGYSSLSTLRAFPFDKIKLDRSFMSELDGSPQSKAIIRAVLALGESLEIPVLAEGVETMDQLSFLREQGCGEVQGYLLGRPKPEAEQVAAPEAILSAEADFDAHRKVA
- a CDS encoding superoxide dismutase, with the protein product MAFTLPPLPYAYDGLSPVISKETLEFHHDKHHQAYTDNLNKALDGLAEAEGKSLEEIFAEMSKYPKAVRNNGGGYWNHIFYWESMAPADEAGAPSAELAAAIDADLGGMDAFKTAFEQAGVTQFGSGWAWLIFADGKLKVINTPNQDNSLMDINPDKGVPLLVNDVWEHAYYLDYQNKRPAFLGAFWPIVNWNKVNERFAAAKAG
- the fghA gene encoding S-formylglutathione hydrolase, coding for MEATKTHIVHGGTLRYLKHDSVTTGTSMTLSVFVPAGEGPFPVLIWLSGLTCSEDNFTTKAGAYRAAAEQGLIIVAPDTSPRGPDLKGRAVADDAAYDLGQGAGFYVDATETPWAPHFRMETYVVEELIALIDAGFPTTKTRSISGHSMGGHGALTLALRHPELFKSVSAFAPIASPTRCAWGEKAFTAYLGEDRSLWDAHDAAKLVEAGAGQNPGGAGAFDDILIDQGDADGFLVDQLKPELLVAAAKAAGQTLTLRMQPGYDHSYFFMASFIADHIGFHAKRLKTS
- a CDS encoding MBL fold metallo-hydrolase, with the protein product MKLITPKTFAMGAVAALLLAAAACTPAENAKRPEAKPEAAALVASDGAYPFKVGSLQAYALLDGDNLVPNDNSVFGVGQTPDAVAAVLAVAGQPTDGLALSIHPLLVKDGDRTVLIDAGAGAAFGDKAGKLAASLAEAGVDPAAITDVLISHGHPDHVGGLVAADGALTYPNATIRMSQAEWASLQANPEMAILVQAIAPKVQAFAPGAVVAPGITAIALAGHTPGHTLYEIASDGQRLLYAGDTAHHFVVSLAHPEWAMGYDGDKVAGAARRQAELAALAASGERVYFHHFPFPGIGRVRQGAEGYVWVPEG